The Gillisia sp. Hel_I_86 genome has a segment encoding these proteins:
- the dgt gene encoding dGTP triphosphohydrolase, translated as MNWEQLLSLKRYGDTNKRLRKEQNETRLGFEVDYDRIIFSSAFRSLQDKTQVIPLSKTDFVHTRLTHSLEVSVVGRSLGRLAGQKILEKHPQLRETHGYKMNDFGAIVAAAALAHDIGNPPFGHSGEKAIGEYFSLGNGKRFKKQLSEKEYQDLIKFEGNANGFKILTENRPGIEGGLRLSYATLGAFIKYPKESLPHKPTKNIGDKKFGVFQAEKEIFEEIAQELGLKNVRNGEFTAFSRHPLAFLVEAADDICYTIIDFEDGINLGLIDEEYALEYLIKLVKNSINTSKYNSLTSTADRLSYLRALAINTLITEAVEIFLENEDAILKGEFHEALFDKSSYEAQIKDIIKISVEKIYQSEDVINKEIAGYKMLSHLLDTYTEAFLPESLELDGSNYNNLVRKSVLKLKDQEGQSVYETLIQLCSYTASLTDGITVASFEKYQGLKI; from the coding sequence ATGAATTGGGAACAATTGCTGTCTTTAAAAAGATACGGAGACACAAATAAAAGATTAAGAAAAGAGCAAAATGAAACCCGCCTTGGGTTTGAAGTAGATTACGACAGAATTATATTTTCTTCAGCATTTAGAAGTCTGCAAGATAAAACCCAGGTAATCCCACTTTCCAAAACAGATTTTGTACACACTCGTTTAACCCACAGTTTAGAAGTATCGGTTGTTGGAAGATCTTTGGGAAGGCTTGCAGGGCAAAAGATCCTGGAGAAACATCCACAACTTAGGGAAACCCATGGCTACAAGATGAACGATTTTGGGGCTATTGTAGCTGCGGCTGCCTTGGCACATGATATTGGAAATCCCCCATTTGGCCATTCTGGTGAAAAAGCAATAGGAGAATACTTCAGCCTAGGCAACGGGAAACGTTTTAAAAAGCAACTTTCAGAAAAAGAATATCAGGACCTTATAAAATTTGAAGGAAATGCCAATGGCTTCAAGATCCTTACCGAAAACAGGCCCGGGATAGAAGGTGGACTTCGTTTATCTTATGCTACTTTAGGAGCATTTATAAAGTATCCAAAAGAATCCCTTCCGCATAAACCCACAAAAAATATAGGAGACAAGAAATTTGGCGTCTTTCAAGCAGAAAAGGAAATATTCGAAGAGATCGCACAGGAATTAGGCCTTAAAAATGTAAGAAACGGGGAATTTACTGCCTTTTCACGTCATCCATTGGCATTTCTAGTGGAAGCAGCCGATGATATTTGCTACACGATCATCGATTTTGAAGATGGCATCAATCTAGGATTGATAGATGAAGAATATGCCTTAGAGTATTTAATAAAGCTTGTAAAAAATAGTATTAACACCTCAAAATACAATTCGCTTACCAGCACGGCAGATAGGTTGAGCTATTTACGCGCTTTGGCAATTAACACCTTGATCACAGAAGCCGTTGAAATTTTTCTGGAAAATGAAGACGCTATATTGAAAGGAGAGTTTCATGAAGCCCTGTTCGATAAAAGCAGTTACGAAGCGCAAATCAAGGATATTATTAAAATTTCAGTAGAAAAAATATACCAGAGCGAAGATGTTATAAACAAAGAGATTGCGGGGTACAAAATGCTATCCCATCTTTTAGATACCTATACCGAGGCTTTTCTACCAGAATCCCTGGAATTAGATGGCTCCAATTATAATAATTTAGTTAGGAAATCTGTTCTGAAATTAAAGGATCAAGAGGGGCAATCTGTTTATGAAACTTTAATACAACTTTGTTCCTATACTGCTTCTTTAACAGATGGAATTACGGTAGCTTCATTTGAAAAATATCAAGGCCTAAAAATTTAA
- a CDS encoding GxxExxY protein codes for MNVKRVAPVPVYYEGEKLEIGFRIDLLIEDRVIIEVKSVENLAEVHHKQTITYLKLTKLKLAILVNFNVENINSGIFRKVNGL; via the coding sequence TTGAATGTAAAGAGAGTAGCTCCCGTTCCAGTATACTACGAAGGCGAAAAATTAGAAATTGGATTCCGGATAGATCTGTTAATTGAAGATAGAGTGATTATAGAAGTGAAATCTGTCGAGAACTTAGCCGAAGTTCATCATAAACAAACAATCACGTATTTAAAGCTCACAAAATTAAAATTGGCTATTTTAGTCAATTTTAATGTCGAAAATATAAACTCTGGCATATTTAGGAAAGTAAATGGATTATAG
- a CDS encoding ribonucleoside-diphosphate reductase subunit alpha yields MYVQKRDGRKEPVMFDKITARIRKLCYGLNEIVDPLKVAMRVIEGLYDGVTTSELDNLAAEVSATMTTSHPDYARLAARISISNLHKNTKKTFSEVMTDLYEYVNPRTGKKAPLLAEEVQKVIQENKELLDSTIIYNRDFNYDYFGFKTLERSYLLKLNGKIAERPQHMLMRVSIGIHIHDIDAALETYDLMSKKFFTHATPTLFNSGTPKPQMSSCFLLTMKDDSIDGIYDTLKQTARISQSAGGIGLSIHNVRATGSYISGTNGTSNGIVPMLRVFNDTARYVDQGGGKRKGSFAMYVEPWHADIFDFLDLKKNHGKEEMRARDLFYAMWIPDLFMQRVEQDSTWTLMCPNECPGLFDIHGDEFDALYLKYEAEGKGRKTIKARELWEKILESQVETGTPYMLYKDAVNRKSNQKNLGTIRSSNLCTEIMEYTSPDEVAVCNLASIALPMFVKGKEFDHKELYRITKRVIKNLNKVIDRNYYPVKEAENSNMRHRPVGLGVQGLADAFIKLRMPFTSDEAKTLNQEIFETLYFASVTASMELAKEEGPYSTFKGSPISQGEFQYNMWGIKDEDLSGRWDWAKLRKQVMKNGVRNSLLMAPMPTASTSQILGNNEAFEPYTSNIYTRRVLSGEFIVVNKHLLEDLVERKLWTEDVKNAILRANGSVQGIDVIPDDLKELYKTVWELSMKDIIDMSRHRGYFIDQSQSLNLFMENANYSKLTSMHFYAWKSGLKTGMYYLRTKSAVDAIKFTLKKETKKEPVLESYAELAQPDEVVQTKPQEEAAVAPVVAAGNALSPDELRALIAQAKEAEGDDCLMCGS; encoded by the coding sequence ATGTATGTACAAAAAAGAGACGGCCGTAAGGAGCCCGTTATGTTCGACAAAATTACAGCCAGAATTAGAAAATTATGTTATGGCCTAAACGAAATAGTAGATCCGCTTAAGGTGGCGATGCGTGTAATAGAAGGACTGTACGATGGGGTTACCACTAGCGAACTGGATAATTTGGCGGCAGAAGTTTCTGCCACCATGACGACTTCCCATCCAGATTATGCAAGGCTTGCAGCTAGAATTTCGATTTCTAACCTCCACAAGAACACCAAAAAGACATTTTCTGAAGTGATGACAGACCTTTATGAATATGTAAATCCAAGAACCGGAAAAAAAGCACCGCTTTTAGCAGAGGAGGTTCAAAAAGTGATTCAGGAGAACAAAGAATTGCTGGATTCTACCATTATATATAATCGCGATTTCAATTATGACTACTTCGGATTTAAAACCCTGGAACGCTCGTATTTATTAAAACTGAATGGAAAAATAGCAGAGCGCCCACAACATATGTTGATGCGTGTTTCTATCGGGATCCATATACATGATATTGATGCTGCACTGGAAACTTACGACTTAATGTCCAAGAAGTTCTTTACGCATGCAACTCCAACCTTGTTCAATTCTGGAACCCCAAAACCACAAATGTCATCTTGCTTTCTCCTTACCATGAAAGATGATAGTATAGATGGTATTTACGACACGCTAAAGCAAACCGCCAGGATTTCACAATCGGCCGGCGGAATAGGTTTATCTATCCATAACGTTCGTGCTACCGGATCTTACATTTCCGGGACCAACGGTACTTCGAACGGGATTGTACCAATGCTTCGCGTATTTAACGATACGGCAAGGTATGTAGATCAAGGTGGAGGAAAACGCAAAGGATCTTTTGCAATGTATGTAGAGCCCTGGCATGCAGATATTTTCGATTTCTTGGATCTTAAGAAGAACCACGGAAAAGAAGAAATGCGCGCACGCGATCTTTTTTATGCTATGTGGATCCCAGATCTTTTCATGCAGCGTGTAGAGCAAGATTCCACTTGGACCTTAATGTGCCCTAATGAATGCCCTGGCCTTTTTGATATTCACGGAGATGAGTTTGATGCATTGTACTTAAAATATGAAGCAGAGGGAAAAGGAAGAAAAACCATAAAAGCACGCGAATTATGGGAAAAAATCCTGGAATCCCAGGTAGAGACCGGGACGCCATATATGTTGTATAAAGATGCAGTAAACAGAAAATCCAATCAGAAGAACCTTGGAACTATTCGCTCTTCCAACCTTTGTACAGAGATCATGGAATACACCAGCCCAGATGAGGTGGCTGTATGTAACTTGGCTTCCATTGCGTTGCCAATGTTTGTAAAAGGAAAGGAGTTTGACCATAAAGAACTTTATAGGATCACAAAAAGGGTAATTAAAAATTTGAATAAGGTAATCGATAGAAACTACTACCCGGTTAAAGAAGCAGAAAATTCCAATATGCGCCACCGTCCTGTTGGATTGGGAGTGCAAGGATTGGCAGATGCTTTTATAAAACTGAGAATGCCATTTACCAGTGACGAGGCAAAAACCTTGAATCAGGAAATTTTTGAAACCTTGTATTTCGCTTCTGTAACCGCTTCTATGGAATTGGCCAAAGAAGAAGGTCCCTATTCCACCTTTAAAGGTTCTCCAATAAGTCAAGGGGAATTTCAATATAATATGTGGGGAATTAAAGATGAAGATTTAAGCGGACGTTGGGATTGGGCAAAATTGCGCAAACAAGTGATGAAAAACGGAGTTAGAAACTCGTTGTTAATGGCACCTATGCCAACAGCTTCGACATCCCAAATCCTTGGAAACAATGAAGCTTTCGAACCTTACACTTCCAATATTTATACTAGAAGAGTACTTTCTGGAGAGTTTATAGTAGTGAACAAGCACTTACTGGAAGATCTTGTAGAACGCAAACTATGGACAGAAGATGTGAAAAATGCCATTTTACGTGCCAATGGGTCTGTACAAGGAATAGATGTTATTCCAGACGATCTTAAGGAACTGTACAAAACTGTTTGGGAACTAAGCATGAAGGACATTATAGATATGTCCAGGCACAGGGGCTATTTTATAGATCAGTCGCAATCGCTTAACCTGTTCATGGAAAATGCGAATTACAGCAAGCTTACCTCTATGCATTTTTATGCATGGAAAAGCGGACTAAAAACCGGGATGTATTACCTAAGGACCAAGAGTGCGGTAGACGCCATTAAATTCACCCTTAAAAAGGAAACCAAAAAAGAACCGGTATTGGAATCTTATGCTGAATTGGCACAACCAGATGAGGTAGTTCAAACCAAACCACAAGAAGAAGCGGCAGTGGCTCCAGTGGTTGCAGCAGGAAATGCACTATCTCCAGACGAATTGCGTGCTCTTATTGCCCAAGCCAAGGAGGCCGAAGGCGACGATTGCTTAATGTGTGGGTCTTAA
- a CDS encoding nucleoside deaminase, producing MQMIFDDAYFMRKAIEEASYAYDKGEIPVGVVIVINQQIIARGHNLTEMLNDVTAHAEMQAITAAANFLGGKYLKDCTMYVTLEPCQMCAGALYWSQLSNLVFAATDHERGYRKMGSQLHPKTIVKSGIMEEEASNLLKRFFIERRNLN from the coding sequence ATGCAAATGATTTTTGACGATGCCTATTTTATGAGGAAAGCCATAGAAGAGGCTTCTTACGCGTACGACAAAGGAGAAATTCCCGTTGGGGTGGTGATTGTGATCAATCAGCAGATCATCGCGCGAGGGCACAACCTTACCGAAATGCTGAATGACGTAACCGCACATGCCGAAATGCAGGCGATCACCGCCGCTGCCAATTTTTTGGGTGGAAAGTACCTGAAAGATTGCACCATGTATGTAACTTTGGAGCCTTGTCAGATGTGCGCAGGGGCGTTGTATTGGAGTCAGCTTTCCAACCTGGTCTTTGCTGCGACAGATCATGAACGGGGTTACAGAAAAATGGGATCGCAACTCCATCCAAAAACGATCGTGAAAAGTGGCATTATGGAGGAAGAGGCCTCCAACCTTTTAAAACGCTTTTTTATAGAACGCAGGAATTTGAACTAG
- a CDS encoding DUF3078 domain-containing protein, with amino-acid sequence MKLTFTPVLVILLVLSFSISSSFASRIPKRVSDTTTVNPPKNDSVKKENQDLTMPWSNKNALGVNLSEVAFVNWNAGGNNSVSALFYGNFERKFKKRLLLWKTSASIRYGLNAQEGRKLRKTDDEISLNSTYGYRRDSTSNFRYSAKFNFKTQFANGYKYPQRDKSISSFMAPGYAFLGVGAEYSAPNEDLTVYLSPLTDKSTFVLDQRLANEGMFGVTPAVRDSIGNIVAKGENVRTEFGVLLTSNFSKEVFTNVNLDNQISFYTDYLNKFGNIDVDWELKLNLVVNEFVKANIGSHLIYDDDVKFKEDTNDDGALETLGPKIQFKQLLGVGLMYEF; translated from the coding sequence ATGAAGTTGACGTTTACCCCGGTCCTGGTTATTTTATTAGTTTTATCCTTCTCGATTTCAAGCTCGTTCGCTAGCCGAATCCCAAAAAGGGTTTCAGACACTACTACTGTAAATCCTCCTAAGAATGATTCTGTTAAAAAGGAAAATCAGGATCTAACGATGCCATGGTCTAATAAGAACGCTCTTGGTGTCAATCTTAGTGAGGTGGCTTTTGTGAATTGGAATGCAGGTGGAAATAATTCGGTTTCGGCCTTGTTCTACGGTAATTTCGAACGAAAGTTTAAAAAGAGGTTATTGCTTTGGAAGACTTCCGCATCCATTCGTTATGGGCTAAATGCTCAAGAAGGCAGGAAACTTAGAAAAACAGATGATGAGATCTCGTTAAATTCAACTTATGGATATAGAAGGGATTCTACTTCTAATTTCAGGTACTCTGCAAAATTCAATTTTAAAACACAGTTCGCAAATGGTTATAAATATCCGCAAAGAGATAAATCGATCTCCAGCTTTATGGCTCCTGGATATGCCTTTCTGGGAGTAGGTGCCGAATATTCTGCACCTAATGAAGATCTCACAGTGTACCTATCCCCCTTAACCGATAAATCCACTTTTGTTTTAGACCAAAGATTGGCGAACGAAGGAATGTTTGGGGTCACCCCTGCTGTTAGGGATAGTATTGGAAATATTGTTGCCAAAGGGGAAAATGTACGCACAGAATTTGGGGTTCTTCTTACCAGCAACTTTAGTAAAGAGGTTTTCACTAATGTAAACCTGGATAATCAAATCAGTTTTTATACAGATTACCTCAATAAATTTGGGAATATAGATGTGGACTGGGAATTGAAACTGAATTTGGTTGTCAATGAATTTGTAAAAGCAAACATTGGTTCCCATTTAATTTACGATGACGATGTAAAATTTAAAGAAGACACCAATGATGATGGTGCCTTAGAAACCCTTGGGCCAAAAATACAATTTAAGCAACTCCTTGGGGTTGGTTTAATGTATGAGTTTTAA
- a CDS encoding sensor histidine kinase, producing the protein MRKTARVLKNKHGEIIAIWEKEVLEQVKAAPSTNKIALHDHVPNILDDIISIMNSHENTDHYLSDNKIHQIEENSLEHGRHRATSPNYTVDQIIQEYMIFNNVIIRVLHENKVTEESLFHLIKCAIDKAMLNSVSSFTESIQEMQNKLIGTLAHDIRNPLAAARMAIEMLAYEAGEERFKKVKKMSYNSVNKAIDLIEGLLDSITVKAGEGIMLSFSEMDLNEDIQTVYEEACEVFSEEIILEKKDEPIKGVFDATAVRRLLENLVTNAIKYGQSDKPVVIKIKNEAEWLNISVHNYGNPIPLEKQEDIFTFLNHGKQQREKELKSYGIGLTLVKMVAEAHGGTVSLRSKEDFGTEFQIKLNKHSNVPGKKRAILNAEA; encoded by the coding sequence ATGAGAAAAACTGCCAGAGTATTAAAAAACAAGCATGGGGAGATCATTGCAATTTGGGAAAAGGAAGTCTTGGAACAAGTAAAAGCAGCGCCAAGTACCAATAAGATAGCACTTCACGATCATGTTCCAAATATTCTGGACGATATTATAAGTATCATGAATAGTCATGAAAATACAGATCATTATCTTAGTGACAACAAGATACATCAGATAGAAGAAAATAGTTTGGAGCATGGCAGGCATCGAGCTACTTCTCCAAATTATACCGTAGATCAGATAATCCAAGAATATATGATCTTTAATAATGTGATCATCAGGGTGCTTCATGAAAACAAAGTCACTGAAGAATCCCTATTTCATCTTATAAAATGCGCTATCGACAAAGCAATGCTTAATTCTGTTTCCTCATTTACCGAATCCATCCAGGAAATGCAGAACAAACTAATAGGTACGCTGGCGCATGATATTAGAAACCCATTGGCCGCGGCAAGAATGGCTATAGAAATGTTGGCTTATGAAGCTGGCGAGGAAAGATTCAAAAAGGTTAAAAAAATGTCTTACAATAGCGTAAACAAGGCTATAGATCTTATTGAAGGCTTGTTGGATTCTATTACGGTAAAGGCTGGCGAAGGCATCATGCTTTCTTTTTCTGAAATGGACCTTAATGAAGATATTCAAACCGTTTATGAAGAAGCTTGTGAGGTGTTTTCAGAAGAAATAATCCTAGAGAAAAAAGATGAGCCTATAAAAGGCGTTTTTGATGCGACCGCGGTAAGACGATTGCTGGAAAACCTAGTGACCAACGCTATAAAATATGGGCAATCCGATAAACCGGTAGTTATTAAAATTAAAAATGAAGCAGAATGGTTAAATATTTCGGTCCATAATTATGGGAACCCTATTCCATTGGAGAAACAGGAAGATATTTTCACCTTTTTAAATCATGGAAAACAACAAAGGGAAAAGGAACTGAAAAGTTATGGAATTGGGTTAACACTCGTAAAAATGGTTGCTGAAGCGCATGGCGGCACGGTATCCTTGCGCAGTAAAGAAGATTTTGGAACCGAATTTCAAATCAAATTAAATAAACACAGTAATGTACCAGGGAAAAAGAGGGCAATTTTAAATGCCGAAGCTTAA
- a CDS encoding 1-deoxy-D-xylulose-5-phosphate synthase encodes MEKSILNNIDSPLELRKLSTEELPVLAKELRKFIIDVVATKEGHLGASLGVVELTIALHYAFNTPKDLLVWDVGHQAYGHKILTGRRNIFYTNRQLNGLSGFPKRSESEYDTFGVGHSSTSISAALGMAIASNLKGEFSKQHIAVVGDASIASGMAFEGLNHAGVSKANLLVILNDNAIGIDPSVGALKQYLTKARVGHKPAQDNIIEALNFKYYGPVDGHDIKGLLEVFEELKKIQGPKFLHVITTKGKGLQKAEEDQVKYHAPGKFVPDTGELLPSSSEGLPLKYQDVFGLTLVELAAKNEKIIGITPAMPTGSSLKYMMEAFPKRAFDVGIAEQHAVTLAAGMATQGFVVYCAIYSTFLQRAYDQLIHDVALQNLPVIFCLDRAGLVGEDGATHHGVFDIAYLRCIPNLIIAAPRDEVALRNLLYTAQLDLQHPLVIRYPRGRGVRLDWKQEFKMVEIGKGELLSEGTELAVLSVGSIAENVKKAITLAKATEKVAHYDAGFVKPLDEMMLHKIFSKFKQVVTVEEGAISGGFGSAILEFASKCNYTSQIECLGIPDQFIEQGNMKELYEIVKLDVTSIATTLKSLLNK; translated from the coding sequence ATGGAAAAAAGTATTTTAAACAATATTGATTCCCCATTAGAGCTACGCAAACTTTCTACTGAAGAATTACCTGTTCTGGCAAAGGAACTTCGGAAATTTATTATAGATGTCGTGGCAACTAAAGAGGGGCATCTAGGTGCCAGTTTAGGGGTGGTGGAATTGACCATTGCACTTCATTATGCTTTTAATACTCCCAAAGATCTCTTGGTCTGGGATGTAGGCCATCAAGCCTACGGGCATAAAATCCTTACAGGACGAAGAAATATATTTTATACCAACAGGCAATTGAACGGCTTAAGCGGATTTCCTAAACGATCTGAAAGCGAATATGACACTTTTGGAGTAGGACATTCTTCTACTTCTATTTCTGCTGCTCTCGGGATGGCAATTGCTTCCAATTTAAAAGGAGAATTTTCCAAACAACATATTGCGGTGGTAGGTGATGCTTCCATTGCCAGTGGAATGGCTTTTGAAGGTCTAAATCACGCCGGAGTTAGCAAGGCAAACTTATTGGTGATCTTGAATGACAATGCTATTGGAATAGATCCAAGTGTGGGCGCACTGAAGCAATATCTTACCAAAGCCAGAGTGGGGCATAAACCGGCACAGGACAATATTATTGAAGCCTTGAATTTTAAGTATTACGGTCCTGTAGATGGTCATGATATTAAAGGCTTATTAGAGGTTTTTGAAGAATTGAAGAAAATACAAGGTCCTAAATTCCTTCATGTAATTACTACAAAGGGGAAGGGACTGCAAAAGGCAGAAGAAGACCAGGTGAAGTACCATGCTCCAGGGAAATTTGTTCCCGATACCGGAGAGTTGTTACCTTCCAGTTCCGAAGGCTTGCCCTTAAAATATCAAGATGTTTTTGGCTTGACTTTGGTTGAATTAGCAGCAAAGAACGAAAAAATAATTGGGATCACCCCGGCAATGCCAACTGGGAGTTCCTTAAAATATATGATGGAAGCCTTTCCAAAAAGAGCTTTCGATGTGGGAATTGCAGAACAGCATGCGGTAACACTTGCCGCGGGAATGGCCACTCAGGGATTTGTGGTGTATTGTGCTATTTATTCCACTTTTCTTCAACGCGCCTATGACCAACTGATTCATGATGTTGCACTACAGAATTTGCCGGTTATCTTTTGCTTGGACAGGGCAGGATTGGTGGGGGAAGATGGAGCTACGCATCATGGTGTTTTTGACATTGCTTATTTAAGGTGTATCCCTAATTTAATAATCGCTGCACCCAGAGATGAGGTGGCGCTCCGGAATTTATTGTACACGGCTCAATTAGATCTTCAACACCCATTAGTGATTCGATACCCTCGCGGGAGAGGTGTGCGATTGGACTGGAAGCAGGAATTTAAAATGGTGGAAATAGGTAAGGGGGAATTGCTGAGTGAAGGAACAGAGCTAGCCGTACTAAGCGTGGGTAGCATTGCTGAAAATGTAAAAAAAGCGATTACTTTGGCTAAAGCCACAGAAAAAGTCGCTCATTACGATGCCGGTTTCGTAAAACCGTTGGATGAGATGATGCTTCATAAAATATTCTCCAAATTCAAACAAGTTGTCACCGTGGAGGAGGGTGCAATTTCTGGGGGATTTGGAAGTGCAATTTTAGAGTTTGCTTCTAAGTGCAATTACACAAGTCAGATCGAATGTTTAGGAATTCCAGATCAATTTATCGAACAAGGAAATATGAAAGAATTATATGAAATCGTAAAACTGGACGTTACAAGTATAGCCACAACCCTAAAAAGTCTTTTAAATAAATAG